One genomic region from Candidatus Limnocylindrales bacterium encodes:
- a CDS encoding ATP-binding protein: MAETMRRSRLLWQLAVPLAVLITVGLVAVSWQASRLMRSSHSAQIASELASASALLDEAVGGLLADANRAAIDPVAKRIGQQAKVRVTVIAPDGTVLGESDNDPALMDNHARRPEIAAALQSGVGEAVRHSDTINTEMMYSARAVRRDGRTLGVVRVGVPLEALETADRQLRVRSAMAAALVALVMLSFGFFFVRRLTRPLEELEVLADEYAHGRLARPLPSGGSVEIERVASAMQKMARELDGRIATLVAERNEQKAVLSSMIESVLAIDRNERVMALNDAAARLLDVDARQAIGRTIQEVARNIPLQKFVAEALAADAVLERDIALHGDEPRHLQAHGAPVLDAAGRRIGAVIVLNDVTRLRRLETVRRDFVANVSHELKTPVTSIKGFLETLLGGALEEPENARRFVEIASRQADRLGAIIEDLLVLSRIDQETGQPGIEKSPTLLATVIDGAVDVCRNKAEQKKIRLDATCAAGLSAPVNGALVEQAVVNLIDNAIKYSDEGDVVEIRGSSSGGSVSITVRDHGPGIDAEHLPRLFERFYRVDKARSRSLGGTGLGLAIVKHIVQTQGGSVDVESKPGHGSTFSLRFPTV; the protein is encoded by the coding sequence GTGGCAGAGACGATGCGCCGGTCGCGGCTGCTGTGGCAGCTTGCGGTACCGCTCGCGGTGCTGATCACGGTCGGCCTCGTCGCGGTCTCCTGGCAGGCGTCGCGCCTGATGCGTTCGTCGCACTCGGCGCAGATCGCATCCGAGCTGGCATCGGCCAGCGCGCTCCTCGACGAAGCCGTCGGCGGACTGCTCGCAGATGCGAACCGCGCCGCGATCGATCCGGTCGCCAAGCGCATCGGCCAGCAGGCGAAGGTTCGCGTGACGGTGATCGCGCCGGACGGAACGGTGCTCGGCGAGTCCGACAACGATCCGGCGCTGATGGACAATCATGCCAGGCGCCCGGAGATCGCAGCTGCTCTCCAGTCGGGAGTCGGCGAGGCCGTGCGGCACAGCGACACCATCAACACCGAGATGATGTACTCGGCGCGTGCGGTCCGCCGCGACGGGCGCACGCTCGGCGTCGTACGCGTGGGAGTACCGCTCGAGGCGCTCGAGACAGCCGATCGCCAGCTGCGCGTGCGTTCCGCCATGGCGGCGGCGCTGGTGGCTCTCGTCATGCTGTCGTTCGGATTCTTCTTCGTGCGGCGGCTGACGCGTCCGCTCGAAGAGCTCGAAGTGCTCGCCGACGAATATGCCCACGGCAGGCTCGCGCGGCCGCTTCCGTCCGGAGGCTCGGTCGAGATCGAGCGCGTGGCCAGTGCGATGCAGAAGATGGCCAGGGAGCTCGACGGCCGCATTGCGACGCTGGTTGCCGAGCGCAACGAGCAGAAAGCCGTGCTGTCGAGCATGATCGAAAGCGTGCTCGCCATCGACCGCAACGAACGCGTGATGGCGCTCAACGACGCGGCAGCCAGGCTGCTCGACGTCGACGCGCGCCAGGCCATCGGCCGCACGATCCAGGAAGTCGCCCGCAACATACCGCTCCAGAAATTCGTCGCAGAGGCGCTCGCTGCCGACGCGGTGCTGGAGCGCGACATCGCGCTCCACGGCGACGAGCCGCGCCATCTGCAGGCACACGGAGCGCCGGTGCTCGACGCCGCCGGTCGTCGCATCGGCGCAGTGATCGTGCTGAACGACGTCACGCGGCTTCGCCGGCTCGAGACCGTGCGCCGCGATTTCGTGGCCAACGTCTCGCACGAGCTGAAAACCCCCGTCACGTCCATCAAAGGCTTCCTCGAGACGCTGCTCGGCGGCGCGCTCGAAGAGCCGGAAAATGCCCGCCGCTTCGTCGAGATCGCCTCGCGGCAGGCCGATCGCCTCGGAGCGATCATCGAAGACCTGCTGGTGCTCTCGCGCATCGACCAGGAAACCGGCCAGCCCGGGATCGAAAAGTCGCCGACTCTGCTGGCGACGGTGATCGACGGAGCGGTCGACGTCTGTCGCAACAAGGCCGAGCAGAAGAAGATCCGGCTCGATGCGACGTGCGCGGCCGGCCTCAGCGCACCGGTCAACGGAGCGCTCGTCGAGCAGGCCGTCGTCAACCTGATCGACAATGCGATCAAGTATTCGGATGAAGGCGACGTCGTCGAGATCCGTGGTTCATCGTCGGGCGGGTCGGTTTCGATCACCGTACGTGATCACGGGCCCGGCATCGATGCGGAGCATCTGCCGCGGCTGTTCGAGCGCTTCTACCGCGTCGACAAGGCGCGCAGCCGTTCGCTCGGAGGAACCGGGCTCGGCCTCGCGATCGTCAAGCACATCGTGCAGACCCAGGGCGGTTCGGTCGACGTCGAGAGCAAGCCCGGGCACGGCAGTACCTTCTCGCTGCGGTTTCCGACGGTTTGA
- a CDS encoding fatty acid desaturase, producing the protein MITSPESRRRPINWPTVLFIIATTTGALIWPFYAWHQGVTWSEISLAVAYYFACGLAITVGYHRFLSHRTFKVHPAVEMMFLLFGAAAWQGSALEWSVDHIRHHSHIDTEADPYNRRRGFWYSHMGWLVRRDTDVQMARIPHFLKNDWMVMWQHRWYVPIAVATSFIIPLALCGWHGLLLVGAVRIVALHHTTWFINSWAHTGNQRPYNPDVTASDNWLLAIIAFGEGWHNYHHAFPNDYRNGVRKFDWDPSKWLIWTLSKLGVAYDLKRVNPATIWNRRVEALLAYEGCASTRARLLTGTRESLERLAARSEARLALLSSRIHEQFASHVDLADLRQRVSNRMDEWKHARDRRSLARARRIDEAIEQLMLYRDLLERLSSSPAAFQAR; encoded by the coding sequence ATGATCACCTCGCCTGAGTCCCGTCGCCGTCCCATCAACTGGCCTACAGTGCTCTTCATCATCGCCACCACGACCGGCGCGCTGATCTGGCCGTTTTATGCGTGGCACCAGGGTGTGACCTGGTCCGAAATCTCACTGGCCGTTGCTTACTACTTTGCGTGTGGATTGGCGATCACCGTCGGCTACCACCGTTTCCTGTCGCACCGGACGTTCAAGGTGCATCCGGCTGTGGAGATGATGTTCCTGCTGTTCGGCGCGGCCGCGTGGCAGGGGTCGGCGCTCGAGTGGTCGGTCGATCACATCCGCCATCACTCGCACATCGACACCGAGGCCGACCCGTACAACCGCCGTCGCGGATTCTGGTATTCGCACATGGGATGGCTCGTCCGCCGCGACACCGACGTGCAGATGGCGCGCATTCCGCACTTCCTCAAGAACGACTGGATGGTGATGTGGCAGCACCGCTGGTACGTGCCGATCGCTGTCGCGACCAGCTTCATCATTCCTCTCGCGCTGTGCGGGTGGCACGGGCTGCTGCTGGTCGGCGCGGTGCGCATCGTGGCGCTCCACCACACCACGTGGTTCATCAATTCGTGGGCGCATACCGGCAACCAGAGGCCGTACAACCCGGACGTGACCGCATCCGACAACTGGCTGCTCGCCATCATCGCTTTCGGCGAGGGCTGGCATAACTACCACCACGCGTTTCCGAACGACTACCGCAACGGCGTCCGCAAGTTCGACTGGGATCCGAGCAAGTGGCTGATCTGGACGCTCTCGAAGCTCGGCGTCGCGTACGACCTGAAACGCGTCAATCCGGCCACGATCTGGAACCGCCGCGTCGAGGCGCTGCTCGCGTATGAAGGCTGCGCGAGCACGCGCGCCCGGCTGCTGACGGGCACGCGCGAATCGCTCGAGCGGCTGGCAGCGCGCAGCGAAGCCCGCCTCGCGCTGCTGTCGTCGCGCATCCACGAGCAGTTCGCATCGCACGTCGACCTTGCCGATCTTCGCCAGCGCGTCTCCAACCGCATGGACGAATGGAAGCACGCACGCGATCGCCGCAGCCTCGCCCGCGCGCGTCGCATCGACGAAGCCATCGAGCAGCTGATGCTCTACCGCGATCTTCTCGAGCGGCTGTCTTCCTCGCCGGCCGCTTTCCAGGCGAGATAG
- a CDS encoding response regulator transcription factor: MSRETILVVEDEDDIAELIRYNLEKQHYVVTTVASGEKGLEAARRKPPDLVLLDLMLPGMDGLEVCRSLKSDPLTKDIPIVMVTARGEESDIVAGLELGAEDYVTKPFGIKILLARVRAVLRRRTIAVPAESETLHVHEIEIHPGRHEVRAGGDEVVLTNTEFRILHFLARRPGWVFTRYQIVDGIRGENYPVTERAVDVQIVALRRKLGGFGGLIETVRGVGYRFKE, from the coding sequence ATGTCGAGAGAAACGATTCTCGTCGTGGAAGACGAAGACGATATTGCCGAGCTCATTCGTTACAACCTGGAGAAACAGCACTACGTCGTGACCACCGTCGCGAGCGGCGAGAAGGGACTCGAAGCCGCCAGGCGCAAGCCGCCGGACCTCGTGCTGCTCGACCTCATGCTTCCCGGCATGGATGGTCTCGAAGTCTGCCGATCCCTCAAGTCCGATCCCCTTACCAAAGACATTCCGATCGTCATGGTCACTGCGCGAGGTGAGGAGTCCGACATCGTCGCCGGCCTCGAGCTCGGCGCCGAGGACTACGTGACCAAGCCGTTCGGCATCAAGATCCTGCTCGCGCGCGTGCGTGCGGTTCTCAGGAGGCGTACGATCGCGGTTCCCGCCGAAAGTGAGACGCTGCACGTTCACGAGATCGAAATTCACCCCGGCCGCCATGAAGTGCGCGCGGGCGGAGACGAGGTCGTGCTGACCAATACCGAATTCCGCATCCTGCACTTTCTCGCGCGCCGTCCGGGATGGGTCTTTACGCGCTACCAGATCGTCGACGGCATCCGCGGAGAGAACTATCCGGTTACCGAGCGAGCCGTCGACGTGCAGATCGTTGCGCTCCGGCGCAAGCTCGGCGGCTTCGGTGGCCTCATCGAGACCGTGCGCGGCGTCGGCTATCGTTTCAAGGAGTGA
- a CDS encoding TlpA disulfide reductase family protein, giving the protein MDFTIIDDERTTSVDARIDGSRVLVSPADLERSLGWSLKREGLCRDEVCIPLPPSSAVLAGGSIDLVAFAQLTDRPIACDTDAGAASIGQSARERRTSIASRLAPDFTLPDLSGRTHSLGDYRGRKALLIAWASWUGCREELPVWQQLQNELGEKGLTVLTVALDQSPEDARPYVERALAAFPPKEPAYENVALIDSNHVVAHRYGIINISTVIWIDENGLIVRAPAIEYGSDMFKDFHGKESAPHLDAVRRWVLDGELPMSPADVSREQPAPTHDEQLARAEFALAWFLFQRGDRDAAEKHFLRAGELAPHDWTIRRGSMPIRGLDPMGPDFFELFREWNDAGRPDYASLARSRA; this is encoded by the coding sequence ATGGACTTCACGATCATCGATGACGAACGAACGACGAGCGTCGATGCCCGCATCGACGGCTCGCGCGTGCTCGTCTCGCCGGCGGATCTCGAGCGCTCGCTCGGCTGGTCGCTCAAACGCGAAGGCCTCTGCCGCGACGAGGTCTGCATCCCGCTGCCGCCTTCCTCTGCCGTGCTCGCAGGCGGATCGATCGATCTCGTCGCGTTTGCGCAGCTCACCGATCGTCCGATTGCGTGCGACACCGATGCCGGCGCAGCATCGATCGGCCAATCGGCGCGCGAACGACGAACGTCGATCGCGAGCCGCCTCGCTCCTGACTTCACGCTTCCCGATCTCAGCGGACGCACGCACAGCCTGGGTGATTACCGCGGCCGAAAGGCCCTGTTGATTGCCTGGGCATCCTGGTGAGGGTGCCGCGAAGAGCTGCCGGTCTGGCAGCAACTTCAGAATGAGCTCGGCGAGAAGGGACTGACCGTCCTCACCGTTGCGCTCGACCAGTCTCCGGAAGATGCACGCCCGTACGTCGAACGCGCGCTTGCGGCGTTTCCTCCGAAAGAGCCGGCGTACGAGAACGTGGCGCTCATCGATTCCAACCACGTCGTCGCGCACCGCTACGGAATCATCAACATCTCGACGGTGATCTGGATCGACGAGAACGGGCTCATCGTGCGCGCGCCGGCGATCGAGTACGGAAGCGACATGTTCAAGGATTTCCACGGCAAGGAATCCGCGCCGCACCTGGACGCCGTACGTCGCTGGGTTCTCGACGGCGAGCTGCCGATGTCGCCGGCCGACGTCTCGCGCGAGCAGCCGGCGCCGACGCACGACGAACAGCTCGCGCGCGCGGAATTCGCGCTCGCGTGGTTCCTGTTCCAGCGCGGCGATCGCGACGCGGCCGAAAAGCATTTCCTTCGCGCCGGAGAGCTCGCGCCGCACGACTGGACGATTCGCCGCGGATCGATGCCGATCCGCGGTCTCGATCCGATGGGCCCGGACTTCTTCGAGCTGTTCCGCGAATGGAATGATGCGGGGCGGCCGGACTACGCGAGCCTCGCGCGTTCGCGCGCGTGA
- a CDS encoding efflux RND transporter permease subunit — translation MNPVRFSLRRPLTVVAIVVAVVLGAFLALERMSRDIFPPLDVPTIYVAQPYGGMDPAQMEGNLTYFYEYHFLYITGIEHVESKSIQGASLMKLQFHPGTDMSQAMSETVAYVNRARAFMPPGTVPPFVMRFDAGSVPVGYLVFSTDNPARTLGQMQDAALNIVRPMFATLPGVSAPPPFGGSARTIVVNVDPQKLRAYDLSPQDVVAAVTHANAISPSGNINLGDSYPFVPVNSVVRNIHDLESVALRTTAAGAVFLRDVGKIEDGSDVVTSYALANGRRTVYIPVTKRADASTLSVVRLVQENIPRFQAALPDDVKVDYEFDQSPVVTRAIGDLTREGLLGALLAGIMVLVFLRDWRTAFVVVLNIPLSLLAASLALWASGQNINLMTLGGLALAVGILVDEATVTVENIHAHGEAGSPVARSALDATQETALPRFLAMACIVAVFLPAFFMVGSARALFVPMAMAVGYSMIASYLLSSTLVPVLSVWMLRARDEAAASPRGRTGFESFRRRYARLLDRILGARLAATAAYVVAAVVVIRLVGGHLGTEIFPRVDAGQLAIRFRAPTGTNVEQTESIAKKVLEIVGREVGPDNLELSIGLVGVHAANYPVNLIHLWNAGPEEGWLAVQLKRGAVPPDETIRETLRGVFARELPGIRFSFEPSDIVNRVMSFGAATPVEIAVSGPSLSVDKEFADRIFGKLSKLPTLRDVQFAQSLDFPTVNVDVSRERAGLLGVKVDDITRSLVAATTSSRFTVANFWSDPTSGVSYNVQVQIPQSRMTSTEDLKNVPVGTIEGEPVLLRSLASVQPGTAVGTYERYNMARLVSLTANLHDADLGTVTAQIADALRELGPPPAKTSVAVRGQAVPLTQLTSGFRSGLVAAVVVILLLLMASFQSVALALVVLSTIPAVLAGISIVLALTGTTLNLESAMGAIMAIGVAVANAILLVTFAERHRGESGDARAAAIAAGQSRLRPILMTSCAMIAGMLPMAIGAGEGGQQTAPLGRAVIGGLAFATLATLLVVPSVFVLLRGRAGVVSGSLDPDDPGSRHHLLRSLQGPAAARGAK, via the coding sequence ATGAATCCGGTCCGCTTCTCCCTGCGCCGGCCGCTTACGGTCGTGGCGATTGTCGTGGCCGTCGTGCTCGGCGCATTTCTCGCGCTCGAACGCATGAGCCGCGACATCTTTCCGCCACTGGATGTGCCGACGATCTACGTCGCCCAGCCGTACGGCGGGATGGACCCGGCACAGATGGAAGGGAACCTGACGTACTTTTACGAGTACCACTTCCTCTACATCACCGGCATCGAGCACGTGGAATCGAAATCGATCCAGGGCGCGTCGCTGATGAAGCTTCAGTTCCATCCGGGAACCGACATGTCGCAGGCGATGTCGGAGACGGTGGCCTATGTGAACCGTGCGCGTGCGTTCATGCCGCCGGGGACCGTGCCTCCATTCGTGATGCGTTTCGATGCCGGAAGCGTCCCGGTCGGCTATCTCGTCTTTTCCACAGACAATCCCGCCCGCACGCTCGGCCAGATGCAGGACGCCGCGTTGAACATCGTGCGTCCGATGTTCGCGACCCTGCCCGGAGTTTCCGCTCCTCCGCCGTTCGGCGGAAGCGCGCGTACGATCGTCGTCAATGTCGATCCCCAGAAACTGCGAGCGTACGACCTGTCACCGCAGGACGTGGTGGCCGCCGTAACGCACGCCAATGCGATCAGTCCGTCCGGCAACATCAACCTGGGCGACTCGTATCCGTTCGTGCCGGTCAATTCGGTGGTGCGAAACATCCACGACCTCGAGAGCGTAGCGCTGCGAACGACAGCGGCGGGTGCGGTGTTCCTGCGCGACGTCGGAAAGATCGAGGACGGCTCGGACGTGGTCACCTCCTACGCTCTCGCGAACGGCCGCCGCACCGTCTACATCCCGGTGACCAAGCGCGCCGATGCGTCCACGCTGAGTGTCGTTCGCCTTGTCCAGGAGAACATTCCGCGTTTTCAGGCCGCGCTTCCGGACGACGTCAAGGTGGACTACGAATTCGACCAGTCGCCGGTCGTCACCCGCGCCATCGGCGACCTGACTCGCGAAGGCCTGCTCGGAGCGCTTCTGGCGGGAATCATGGTTCTCGTGTTTCTTCGCGACTGGCGAACGGCGTTCGTTGTCGTGCTCAACATCCCTCTCTCGCTGCTGGCGGCATCTCTCGCGCTGTGGGCGAGCGGCCAGAACATCAACCTGATGACGCTCGGCGGCCTTGCGCTCGCCGTCGGCATCCTCGTCGACGAAGCCACGGTTACGGTCGAGAACATCCATGCGCACGGCGAAGCCGGAAGCCCCGTCGCGCGTTCGGCGCTCGATGCCACGCAGGAGACCGCGTTGCCGCGCTTCCTGGCGATGGCGTGCATCGTTGCGGTCTTCCTGCCGGCGTTCTTCATGGTGGGCTCGGCGAGGGCCCTGTTCGTGCCGATGGCGATGGCGGTCGGATACTCGATGATCGCGTCGTACCTGCTCTCGAGCACGCTGGTCCCGGTCCTGTCGGTCTGGATGCTTCGTGCGCGTGACGAAGCGGCGGCGTCGCCGCGCGGGCGCACAGGGTTCGAGTCGTTTCGGCGCAGGTACGCGAGGCTCCTCGACCGTATTCTCGGTGCGCGTCTGGCCGCGACGGCCGCATATGTCGTGGCCGCCGTTGTCGTGATCCGGCTGGTCGGCGGGCATCTCGGCACAGAAATTTTCCCGCGCGTCGACGCCGGACAGCTCGCGATCCGTTTCCGCGCGCCGACCGGTACGAACGTCGAACAGACCGAGTCGATTGCGAAGAAAGTGCTCGAAATCGTCGGCCGGGAAGTCGGTCCGGACAACCTCGAGCTGTCGATCGGCCTGGTCGGCGTCCATGCTGCGAACTATCCGGTCAACCTGATCCACCTGTGGAATGCCGGGCCCGAGGAGGGCTGGCTCGCGGTGCAGCTGAAACGCGGCGCGGTTCCCCCCGATGAAACGATTCGCGAAACGCTGCGCGGCGTCTTTGCGCGCGAGCTTCCGGGCATCCGGTTCTCGTTCGAGCCGAGCGACATCGTCAATCGCGTGATGAGCTTCGGCGCGGCAACGCCCGTCGAGATCGCGGTAAGCGGCCCCAGTCTTTCGGTCGACAAGGAGTTCGCAGACCGGATATTCGGGAAACTCTCGAAACTGCCCACGCTTCGTGACGTACAGTTCGCCCAGTCGCTCGACTTTCCGACCGTCAATGTCGACGTCAGTCGGGAGCGGGCCGGCCTGCTCGGCGTCAAAGTCGACGACATCACGCGTTCGCTCGTCGCCGCGACGACCTCGAGCCGCTTTACCGTCGCGAACTTCTGGTCGGACCCGACCTCCGGAGTCAGCTACAACGTGCAGGTTCAGATCCCGCAGTCGCGCATGACATCGACCGAAGACCTGAAGAACGTGCCGGTCGGTACCATCGAAGGCGAGCCCGTGCTTCTTCGAAGTCTTGCGAGCGTGCAGCCCGGCACCGCCGTCGGCACGTACGAGCGATACAACATGGCCCGCCTGGTGAGCCTGACGGCCAATCTGCACGATGCCGATCTCGGGACCGTGACCGCCCAGATCGCCGACGCACTCCGTGAGCTCGGTCCGCCTCCCGCGAAGACAAGCGTTGCCGTACGCGGCCAGGCCGTGCCGCTGACGCAGCTGACCAGCGGATTCCGTTCGGGCCTGGTCGCTGCCGTGGTGGTCATCCTGCTTCTGCTGATGGCGAGCTTTCAGTCTGTCGCGCTTGCGCTCGTGGTGCTGTCGACGATCCCGGCGGTTCTGGCCGGGATCAGCATCGTGCTCGCGCTGACGGGAACGACGCTCAATCTGGAGTCAGCGATGGGTGCGATCATGGCGATCGGCGTCGCGGTCGCCAATGCCATTCTGCTCGTCACGTTCGCGGAACGTCATCGCGGCGAGTCCGGAGACGCCAGGGCGGCAGCCATCGCCGCAGGACAATCGCGGCTTCGGCCGATTCTCATGACGAGCTGCGCGATGATTGCGGGCATGCTCCCGATGGCGATCGGAGCCGGCGAGGGCGGCCAGCAGACGGCGCCGCTCGGGCGTGCGGTCATCGGCGGTCTTGCGTTCGCGACGCTTGCCACGCTGCTGGTCGTGCCGTCGGTCTTCGTGCTTCTGCGCGGACGTGCGGGCGTTGTCTCCGGATCGCTCGATCCGGATGATCCGGGGAGTCGCCATCATCTGCTGCGCAGCTTGCAGGGCCCGGCGGCCGCGCGAGGTGCGAAATGA
- a CDS encoding inositol-3-phosphate synthase has protein sequence MSTIKIAIVGVGNCASSLVQGIHYYDEARLGAAIGLMHRSIGGYVPSDIKVVTAFDIDRRKVGRDVSEAIFAPPNCTARFCPQVPALGVEVRMGRILDGVSEHMSEYPGERTFEPGGAPEPEAIDVVRELKRSGAEMVVNYLPVGSEQATRFYAECALQAGCGFINNMPVFIASDPEWARRFEEAGLPLIGDDIKAQLGATITHRTLMDLFAKRGVKVDRTYQLNTGGNTDFLNMLNRQRLASKKISKTEAVQSVAGERLEDDNIHIGPSDYVPWQNDNKVCFLRIEGRMFGDVPLSLELRLSVEDSPNSAGVAIDAIRCCRLALDRGRGGVLYEPAAWFCKHPPRQYTDDEAYRRMEAFLEGSEPVEQTVLPLVAASSSSLKG, from the coding sequence ATGAGCACGATCAAGATCGCCATTGTCGGGGTTGGCAACTGCGCCAGCTCCCTGGTCCAGGGCATCCACTACTACGACGAAGCTCGGCTCGGTGCGGCAATCGGCCTGATGCACCGATCAATCGGCGGCTATGTTCCGAGCGATATCAAAGTAGTTACGGCATTCGACATCGACCGGCGCAAAGTCGGACGCGACGTGTCGGAAGCAATCTTCGCCCCGCCCAACTGCACTGCCCGCTTCTGCCCGCAGGTTCCGGCTCTGGGAGTGGAGGTGCGCATGGGACGCATTCTGGACGGCGTCTCCGAGCACATGTCGGAATATCCCGGGGAGCGAACGTTCGAACCCGGGGGCGCGCCCGAGCCGGAGGCCATCGACGTCGTTCGCGAGCTCAAGCGCAGCGGTGCGGAAATGGTCGTGAACTATCTTCCGGTCGGATCCGAGCAGGCAACCCGTTTCTATGCGGAGTGCGCCCTGCAGGCCGGCTGCGGGTTCATCAACAACATGCCCGTGTTCATCGCGAGCGATCCGGAATGGGCGCGGAGGTTCGAGGAAGCCGGCCTTCCGCTGATCGGAGATGACATCAAGGCGCAGCTCGGCGCGACGATCACGCACCGGACGCTGATGGACCTGTTCGCCAAGCGCGGAGTCAAGGTGGACCGCACGTACCAGCTGAATACCGGCGGCAACACCGATTTCCTCAACATGCTGAACCGCCAGCGCCTGGCGTCGAAGAAGATTTCCAAGACCGAGGCCGTCCAGTCGGTGGCCGGCGAAAGGCTCGAGGACGACAACATCCATATCGGTCCGAGCGACTACGTCCCGTGGCAGAACGACAACAAGGTCTGCTTCCTGCGTATCGAAGGCCGGATGTTCGGGGACGTGCCGCTGTCGCTCGAGCTTCGGCTTTCGGTCGAGGATTCGCCGAATTCCGCCGGGGTCGCGATCGACGCGATCCGCTGCTGCCGGCTCGCCCTCGACCGCGGCCGGGGTGGGGTTCTCTACGAGCCGGCCGCGTGGTTCTGCAAGCATCCGCCGCGGCAGTACACGGACGACGAGGCCTACCGCCGGATGGAAGCGTTCCTCGAGGGCTCCGAGCCGGTCGAGCAGACCGTCCTGCCGCTGGTGGCCGCCAGCTCGTCATCCCTGAAAGGCTGA